Proteins found in one Collinsella aerofaciens genomic segment:
- a CDS encoding cyclodeaminase/cyclohydrolase family protein yields MSQEMMDKTCRGFAEALAAREPVPGGGSASAFVGALGASLCGMVARYGATNPALADRADDLTRAFAQADELAQELVGLVAEDVRAYGQVSAAYGIPRDDPARATAIQDALHVAALPPYRIMDACGRALALLEDMADKGSRQLLSDVACGAVFCRAAMQGASLTLFANTTSMKDRVRAEELETACDELLDTWLPRAEALARRASDAARKRG; encoded by the coding sequence ATGAGCCAAGAGATGATGGATAAAACCTGTCGCGGTTTTGCCGAGGCGCTGGCCGCGCGCGAGCCGGTTCCCGGTGGTGGCAGCGCGAGCGCCTTTGTAGGTGCGCTGGGCGCCTCGCTTTGCGGAATGGTTGCCCGCTATGGGGCGACAAACCCCGCGCTTGCCGATCGCGCAGACGATCTGACGCGCGCGTTTGCCCAGGCGGATGAGTTGGCGCAGGAACTTGTGGGTCTGGTTGCCGAGGACGTTCGTGCCTACGGGCAGGTGTCCGCGGCGTACGGTATTCCGCGTGACGATCCGGCTCGAGCGACCGCGATTCAGGATGCGCTGCATGTGGCCGCTCTGCCGCCGTATCGCATTATGGATGCCTGCGGGCGTGCGCTGGCGCTGCTCGAGGACATGGCCGACAAGGGTTCGCGTCAGCTGCTGTCCGATGTGGCGTGCGGCGCCGTGTTCTGCCGTGCCGCTATGCAAGGCGCGAGTCTGACGCTCTTTGCGAACACCACGTCTATGAAGGATCGCGTTCGTGCCGAGGAGCTCGAGACGGCGTGTGATGAGCTGCTCGACACATGGTTGCCGCGCGCCGAGGCGCTGGCGCGCCGCGCCTCCGACGCTGCAAGGAAGAGAGGATAG
- a CDS encoding phosphatidylinositol-specific phospholipase C codes for MTEHHAISRRAFTLGLGLAALSPLASLPETAAPGIPLRAAFADNTPAPSDSLHNFVIRLRPAGYFRTASVNQDGNVRGNVCHLFNDGTSSKLILENVTTKNDDTNWYAIRTLLNFEEHKKTGYSIWSVDDDSDKDGKVIHVWGGEYDNKPSRAFAFERQSNGTYIIRDRTVEKETEKKDIKYLAIESNGKDQDNNKICHKSKSIPWELELIGYDMKKNDATVSSLDWITYSSYVDGPCWMKYVDDNKFLDELSIPGTHDSGTCSVDNDTEPQSSQVKCQQDYIPTQLLEGIRYFDIRLGKGDDPGIDHGIFYLLKKDGNYLHLSDVIGYFKTFLNENPTEALIMFVSRGNDEATDESVTTAFAKVLDDNPKLFYTSSRVPTLGEVRGKIVLLRRFGLDGDSVSGHTWGLDLTEWDNKIAVHTDSSSMCLVQDARGFEAAGETGDKEPYCTKVYAQDKYKLTGTDKLSWVDNALKETTGRTRNEVDVEDDNGAKEKVLERCWSINYTSCTGLSHGGNPFTSARVVNEHLYKSPYINPSGIEDTKSDYLKHIGIIASDFVDAALARSIYQRNYNYDTKHTQSASCCLPTRMRMTYGDSLSDASLQDGKTVGEGHFRLVDSSNVLNVAASGHAFTIEYVDVDALGNETVTGLQGSVPIDIDPRALTPHFEGLEGLKAGEDVRTKVAALLEGKLENDACTAQLEFVHDADGAPGTAMVEGEAFTAGTYWVRANGLLGDAAQNYKLANDGAASFTVAASSSAGGTGTDGGTGSNAGSADKNGKGNKGKNSGGKLADTGDGSGIAAGLAAAAVATTVAGAAMLANDRENAGDGSE; via the coding sequence ATGACCGAACACCATGCCATCAGCCGCCGAGCGTTTACGCTGGGCCTAGGGCTTGCGGCGTTGTCACCACTTGCAAGCCTGCCCGAAACCGCAGCGCCGGGCATTCCCCTGCGAGCGGCATTTGCAGACAACACACCCGCACCGTCGGACAGCCTCCACAATTTCGTCATTCGCCTTCGCCCCGCGGGCTATTTTCGCACCGCGAGCGTCAACCAAGACGGCAACGTTCGCGGCAACGTCTGTCACCTGTTTAATGACGGCACGTCCAGCAAGCTCATCCTTGAGAACGTAACGACCAAGAATGACGATACAAACTGGTACGCCATCCGCACCTTGCTCAATTTCGAAGAGCATAAAAAGACGGGCTACAGCATTTGGTCGGTCGACGACGACTCGGACAAAGATGGAAAGGTCATCCACGTATGGGGCGGCGAGTATGACAACAAGCCCAGCCGCGCTTTTGCGTTCGAGCGTCAATCAAACGGAACCTACATCATCCGAGACCGCACGGTCGAGAAAGAAACCGAGAAAAAAGACATTAAGTACCTGGCAATAGAATCGAACGGCAAAGACCAGGACAACAATAAGATCTGCCATAAGAGTAAGAGCATTCCGTGGGAGCTCGAACTTATCGGTTACGACATGAAAAAGAACGATGCCACGGTTAGCAGCCTCGACTGGATCACGTACAGCAGCTACGTCGACGGACCATGTTGGATGAAATACGTCGACGACAACAAGTTCCTCGACGAGCTGAGCATCCCGGGTACGCACGATTCGGGCACCTGCAGCGTGGACAACGACACTGAGCCCCAATCCTCGCAAGTAAAATGCCAGCAGGATTACATTCCCACGCAGTTGCTCGAAGGCATTCGCTATTTCGATATCCGGCTCGGAAAGGGCGATGACCCCGGCATCGACCACGGGATTTTCTACCTACTCAAAAAAGACGGGAACTATCTGCATCTCTCCGATGTCATAGGCTACTTCAAAACGTTTTTGAACGAAAACCCGACAGAAGCGCTCATCATGTTTGTATCACGAGGCAACGACGAGGCTACCGACGAAAGTGTTACGACGGCTTTCGCCAAGGTTTTGGACGACAACCCCAAACTGTTCTATACGTCGAGCCGCGTTCCCACACTGGGCGAGGTGCGCGGAAAGATCGTCCTGCTACGTCGATTTGGACTCGACGGCGACAGCGTAAGCGGCCACACGTGGGGACTCGACCTCACCGAATGGGATAACAAAATCGCAGTGCACACCGACAGCAGTTCCATGTGTCTCGTCCAAGACGCGCGGGGCTTTGAAGCCGCGGGGGAAACAGGCGACAAAGAGCCCTATTGCACCAAGGTATACGCCCAGGACAAGTACAAACTCACGGGAACCGACAAGCTCAGCTGGGTCGATAATGCGCTGAAGGAAACGACCGGGCGCACGCGCAACGAGGTAGATGTCGAGGACGATAACGGGGCCAAGGAGAAAGTCCTGGAGCGTTGCTGGTCTATCAACTACACCAGCTGCACGGGCTTGTCGCACGGAGGCAATCCTTTTACCTCGGCACGAGTAGTCAACGAGCATCTGTATAAGAGCCCGTACATCAATCCCAGCGGCATCGAGGATACAAAGTCAGATTACCTCAAGCACATTGGCATCATCGCATCCGACTTTGTTGATGCGGCGCTGGCCCGGAGCATCTACCAGCGCAATTACAATTACGATACGAAGCACACGCAGTCGGCTTCGTGCTGCCTCCCGACCCGCATGCGCATGACGTACGGCGACTCGCTGAGCGATGCCTCGCTCCAGGATGGCAAGACCGTTGGCGAGGGCCATTTCCGCCTTGTCGACAGCAGCAACGTACTCAACGTGGCGGCTTCGGGCCATGCGTTTACCATCGAATACGTGGATGTCGACGCCTTGGGCAACGAGACCGTTACGGGGCTGCAGGGATCCGTGCCCATCGATATCGATCCGCGCGCACTGACACCCCACTTTGAGGGGCTCGAAGGCCTTAAGGCCGGCGAGGATGTGCGCACAAAGGTCGCGGCGCTGCTCGAGGGCAAACTCGAAAACGATGCCTGCACGGCTCAGCTCGAGTTTGTGCACGACGCGGACGGCGCTCCGGGCACGGCAATGGTCGAGGGCGAGGCATTTACCGCGGGAACGTACTGGGTGCGCGCGAACGGTCTTTTGGGCGACGCGGCGCAAAACTACAAGCTTGCTAATGACGGAGCCGCGAGCTTTACCGTAGCGGCCTCGAGCAGTGCAGGCGGCACCGGCACCGACGGTGGCACGGGTTCCAACGCAGGCAGCGCTGATAAGAACGGTAAGGGCAACAAGGGCAAGAACTCGGGCGGAAAACTCGCCGACACGGGCGACGGCTCCGGCATTGCCGCCGGGCTCGCTGCCGCCGCCGTAGCGACAACGGTCGCCGGCGCGGCAATGCTTGCCAACGACCGCGAAAACGCTGGGGACGGTAGCGAATAG
- a CDS encoding PDDEXK nuclease domain-containing protein: MPEGFYKQVSSILNAARDKAYTAVNFAMVEAYWEIGKSIVDEQGGEGRAKYGDALIDELAVRLTKDFGRGFNARSLRYMRQFYLAFPIRNALRSELNWTHYRRLSRITDPDARTWYMNECADSRWSTRQLERQINTMFRERLLASKDKEAVTQEIQKSAPARRPEDIIRDPYVLEFLGFSDDTAFRESDLEQALITHLQKFLLELGRGFAFEARQKRITFDGRHFYIDLVFYNYLMRCFVLIDLKTDDLTHQDLGQMQMYVNYYTRELMNEGDNPPIGIVLCADKSDSIVEYTLPEDNDQVFTAKYLPYLPSKEELARELSAEYRAINEATNGETQG; the protein is encoded by the coding sequence GTGCCCGAAGGTTTTTACAAGCAGGTCTCCTCGATTCTCAACGCCGCTCGCGACAAGGCCTATACCGCCGTTAACTTTGCGATGGTTGAGGCATATTGGGAGATCGGCAAGAGTATTGTTGATGAACAGGGCGGAGAGGGGCGCGCCAAGTATGGCGATGCACTGATCGACGAACTTGCCGTTAGATTGACTAAGGATTTTGGCAGAGGCTTCAACGCCAGAAGCTTAAGATACATGCGTCAGTTTTATCTTGCGTTCCCAATCCGGAACGCGCTGCGTTCCGAATTGAATTGGACACATTACCGCAGGTTATCGCGTATAACCGACCCTGATGCTCGAACATGGTACATGAACGAATGCGCCGATTCTCGTTGGAGCACGCGTCAGCTCGAACGCCAGATCAACACCATGTTCCGCGAGCGCCTACTTGCCAGCAAGGACAAGGAGGCCGTCACCCAGGAAATCCAAAAGAGCGCCCCGGCTCGTCGCCCCGAGGATATCATCCGCGACCCATATGTACTGGAGTTTTTAGGTTTCTCGGACGATACTGCGTTTCGCGAGAGCGATCTAGAGCAGGCGCTCATCACGCATCTTCAGAAGTTCCTGCTGGAGCTTGGCCGTGGTTTCGCTTTCGAGGCGCGCCAAAAGCGCATCACCTTTGATGGGCGCCATTTCTATATTGACCTTGTTTTTTACAACTATCTGATGCGCTGCTTCGTGCTCATCGACCTTAAGACGGACGACCTTACGCATCAGGACCTGGGCCAGATGCAAATGTATGTGAACTACTACACGCGCGAGCTCATGAACGAAGGCGACAATCCGCCCATAGGCATCGTGCTCTGCGCGGACAAAAGCGATTCGATTGTCGAGTACACGCTGCCCGAAGACAACGACCAAGTGTTTACCGCCAAATACCTGCCGTATCTTCCAAGCAAGGAAGAGCTGGCGCGCGAGCTGAGTGCCGAGTACCGCGCCATCAACGAAGCGACTAATGGCGAAACGCAAGGGTAG
- a CDS encoding cation diffusion facilitator family transporter, whose product MLFVNRLVHTLVPGSEGEPVDTSCRTNAGFAASLICIGLNITLCLAKGIAGLLAGSVSLIADAFNNLSDASSNIVSLLGFRLASRPADEGHPYGHGRYEYLAGLFVAVLVCAVGINLALESIAKIIKPSPTAYTFISLAALATSMLVKLWMAAFNRTLGDRIDSETLIATAQDSKNDVITSGSVLVAALISQTTGFDLDGWAGLGVGIFICISGLGLVRDAISPLLGQAPDPKLVQAIRDKIMSYPQVLGTHDLMVHDYGPGRQFASAHVEMPGEGDAFEHHEILDTIEHDIKRQMGIGITLHCDLIATTGDDLRGWVKRGVMQIDPALSIHDLHEHNGFVSFDLVRPDGFDISDEELLELVTRIVHERRPDASCVVTFDSGFSSPERPAEQL is encoded by the coding sequence ATGCTATTTGTTAATCGGCTGGTACATACACTTGTTCCCGGCAGCGAGGGCGAGCCGGTCGATACATCTTGCCGTACCAACGCGGGCTTTGCCGCAAGCCTCATCTGCATTGGCCTCAACATTACCCTGTGCCTAGCCAAGGGCATCGCGGGTCTGCTCGCCGGCTCGGTCTCGCTTATCGCCGACGCCTTCAACAACCTCTCCGACGCCTCGAGCAACATTGTGAGCCTGCTCGGGTTCCGCCTTGCCAGCCGCCCGGCCGACGAAGGTCACCCCTATGGCCATGGCCGCTACGAGTACCTCGCCGGTTTGTTTGTCGCCGTCCTCGTTTGCGCCGTCGGCATCAACCTGGCGCTCGAGTCCATCGCCAAGATCATCAAGCCCTCGCCCACCGCTTACACGTTTATTTCCCTTGCGGCACTGGCTACGTCCATGCTCGTTAAGCTCTGGATGGCAGCGTTCAACCGCACGCTGGGCGATCGCATCGACTCGGAGACGCTCATCGCCACGGCGCAGGACTCCAAAAACGACGTCATCACCTCGGGCTCGGTCTTGGTGGCGGCGCTTATTTCGCAGACGACCGGCTTTGATCTCGATGGCTGGGCAGGCCTGGGTGTGGGCATCTTCATCTGCATCAGCGGTCTGGGCCTGGTGCGCGACGCCATCAGCCCGTTGCTGGGGCAAGCGCCCGACCCCAAGCTCGTCCAGGCAATCCGCGACAAGATCATGTCCTATCCGCAGGTCTTGGGCACACACGACCTCATGGTGCACGACTACGGCCCCGGTCGTCAGTTTGCCAGCGCCCACGTGGAGATGCCCGGCGAGGGCGACGCGTTTGAGCACCACGAGATTCTGGACACCATCGAGCACGACATCAAGCGCCAGATGGGCATTGGTATCACGCTGCACTGCGACCTCATCGCGACAACCGGCGATGACTTGCGCGGCTGGGTCAAGCGCGGCGTCATGCAGATCGATCCCGCGCTCTCCATCCACGATCTGCACGAGCACAACGGGTTCGTTTCGTTTGACCTGGTGCGTCCCGACGGCTTTGACATATCCGACGAGGAGCTGCTGGAGCTCGTCACGCGCATCGTGCACGAGCGCCGACCCGATGCCTCATGCGTCGTTACGTTTGACTCGGGCTTTAGCTCGCCCGAGCGTCCGGCCGAGCAGCTGTAG
- a CDS encoding formate--tetrahydrofolate ligase — MPTDIEIARSVTPLPITEVAKNAGVDVKHLIPYGFDKAKVDYSLLNEPTDHQAKLVLVTAINPTPAGEGKTTTTIGLADGLRRRGVKSAVALREPSLGPVFGVKGGAAGGGWAQVIPMEDINLHFTGDFHAIGAANNLLAAMLDNHIQQGNQLGIDVKRITWKRVVDMNDRQLRHVIDGIGGKAQGVPREDGFDITVASEVMAILCLSTSINDLKERLGEIVVGYSYAGEPVRARDLKAQGAMAALLKDALKPNLVQTLEGTPAFVHGGPFANIAHGCNSIMATRMAMRFGDVAITEAGFGADLGAEKFLDIKCRMTGVRPSAVVVVATARALKYNGGVAKADLNEENLEALKAGMPNLLRHVDNIQNVYGLPCVVAINRFPTDTEAELALIESECQKLGVNVKLSEVWAKGGEGALELADEVMRLIEQPSELKFAYEDGADVADALEAVATKVYRADGVDFTPAAKRQLAELRENGFGNLPVCVAKTQYSFSDNAKVLGAPENFRITVRELKVSAGAHFVVALTGSVLTMPGLPKVPAAENIDVDNDGNITGLF; from the coding sequence ATGCCTACTGACATCGAAATCGCACGTTCCGTCACGCCGCTGCCCATTACCGAGGTGGCTAAGAACGCCGGCGTCGACGTAAAGCACCTGATTCCGTACGGCTTCGACAAGGCTAAGGTTGACTATTCACTGCTCAACGAGCCGACCGATCACCAGGCCAAGCTCGTCCTCGTGACCGCTATCAACCCAACGCCTGCGGGCGAGGGCAAGACCACCACGACCATCGGTCTGGCCGATGGCCTGCGTCGTCGCGGCGTCAAGAGTGCCGTGGCCCTGCGCGAGCCTTCGCTCGGCCCCGTCTTTGGCGTTAAGGGCGGTGCTGCCGGCGGCGGCTGGGCTCAGGTCATCCCCATGGAGGATATCAACCTGCACTTTACCGGTGACTTCCATGCCATCGGTGCTGCCAACAACCTGCTGGCCGCCATGCTCGACAACCACATCCAGCAGGGCAATCAGCTCGGTATTGACGTTAAGCGCATCACTTGGAAGCGCGTCGTCGATATGAACGACCGTCAGCTGCGCCACGTCATCGACGGCATTGGCGGTAAGGCCCAGGGCGTGCCGCGCGAGGACGGCTTCGATATCACCGTTGCCTCCGAGGTCATGGCAATCCTGTGCCTGTCCACGAGCATCAACGATCTCAAGGAGCGCTTGGGCGAGATCGTCGTCGGCTACAGCTATGCCGGCGAGCCCGTCCGCGCCCGCGACCTCAAGGCTCAGGGCGCCATGGCTGCGCTGCTTAAGGATGCGCTCAAGCCCAACTTGGTGCAAACACTCGAGGGCACGCCCGCGTTTGTCCACGGCGGCCCCTTCGCCAACATTGCCCACGGCTGCAACTCTATCATGGCCACGCGTATGGCGATGCGCTTTGGCGATGTCGCCATTACCGAGGCCGGCTTCGGTGCCGATCTGGGTGCCGAGAAGTTCCTCGACATTAAGTGCCGCATGACGGGCGTTCGCCCCAGCGCCGTCGTGGTCGTCGCGACCGCTCGTGCGCTGAAGTACAACGGTGGCGTCGCCAAGGCCGACCTCAACGAGGAGAACCTCGAGGCACTCAAGGCTGGCATGCCCAACTTGCTGCGTCATGTCGACAACATCCAGAACGTTTATGGTCTGCCCTGCGTGGTCGCCATCAACCGCTTCCCGACGGACACCGAGGCTGAGCTTGCACTCATCGAGTCCGAGTGCCAGAAGCTCGGCGTCAACGTTAAGCTTTCCGAGGTCTGGGCCAAGGGCGGCGAGGGCGCGCTCGAGCTGGCCGATGAGGTCATGCGTCTGATTGAGCAGCCGAGCGAGCTCAAGTTTGCCTATGAGGACGGCGCTGATGTCGCTGATGCCCTCGAGGCCGTTGCCACCAAGGTCTACCGCGCCGACGGCGTTGACTTTACGCCGGCCGCCAAGCGCCAGCTCGCCGAGCTGCGCGAGAACGGCTTTGGCAACCTGCCGGTGTGCGTCGCCAAGACGCAGTACAGCTTTAGCGACAACGCCAAGGTCCTGGGCGCTCCCGAGAACTTCCGCATCACCGTGCGTGAGCTCAAGGTTTCTGCCGGCGCCCACTTTGTGGTCGCGCTGACCGGCAGCGTTCTGACCATGCCGGGCCTGCCCAAGGTGCCCGCGGCCGAAAACATCGACGTCGACAACGACGGCAACATCACCGGCCTGTTCTAA
- the ruvB gene encoding Holliday junction branch migration DNA helicase RuvB, which yields MWEADDSQDLWATPGNSPAASMAHGERMVGSELTAEDLDVDRTLRPQRLDDYCGQEHIKQSLRVLIEAAQSRGETLDHVIFSGPPGLGKTTLATVIANELGAQIKTTSGPAIARTGDLAAILTNLQPGDVLFIDEIHRLNRSVEEVLYPAMEDFALDIVIGKGPAARSIRLDIPKFTLVAATTRSGMLTGPLRDRFGISYRLDYYTVEELAQIVTRSATILGVTIDHPSALEIGSRSRGTPRLANRLLKRVRDYAQVCGNGPIELDICRQALEFFEIDELGLDWMDIRILETLAKTFSGRAVGLTTLASAVGEDPGTLEDVYEPYLLQCGLMIRTPQGRQATLRTFEHLGIEPTV from the coding sequence ATGTGGGAAGCCGATGACTCTCAGGACCTGTGGGCGACGCCCGGCAACTCGCCGGCGGCATCCATGGCGCACGGCGAGCGCATGGTGGGCTCGGAGCTGACGGCCGAGGATCTCGATGTCGACCGCACTTTGCGCCCCCAGCGCCTGGACGATTACTGTGGCCAGGAGCACATCAAGCAGAGCCTACGCGTGTTGATCGAAGCGGCGCAGAGCCGTGGCGAGACGCTCGACCACGTGATTTTCTCGGGTCCTCCGGGCCTGGGCAAGACCACGCTGGCCACCGTTATCGCCAACGAGCTGGGCGCTCAGATCAAGACGACGAGTGGCCCTGCCATCGCGCGCACCGGCGACCTGGCGGCTATCCTTACCAACCTGCAGCCGGGTGACGTGCTGTTTATCGACGAGATCCACCGTCTTAACCGTTCGGTCGAGGAAGTCCTGTATCCCGCGATGGAGGACTTTGCGCTCGATATTGTGATCGGTAAAGGCCCGGCCGCACGTTCTATTCGCCTGGATATCCCCAAGTTTACGCTGGTGGCGGCCACGACCCGTTCGGGCATGCTGACCGGCCCGCTGCGCGATCGCTTTGGTATCTCGTATCGCTTGGACTACTACACGGTCGAGGAGCTCGCCCAGATTGTGACGCGCTCGGCGACTATCCTGGGCGTGACGATCGATCATCCCAGTGCACTCGAGATCGGCTCGCGTTCGCGCGGCACGCCACGTCTTGCCAACCGCCTTCTCAAGCGCGTGCGCGATTACGCACAGGTGTGCGGCAACGGCCCCATCGAGCTCGATATCTGCCGCCAGGCGCTCGAGTTCTTCGAGATCGACGAGCTCGGTCTGGACTGGATGGATATTCGTATCTTGGAGACGCTCGCCAAGACGTTCTCCGGTCGTGCCGTGGGACTTACGACCCTTGCCAGCGCGGTGGGCGAGGACCCGGGCACGCTCGAGGATGTCTATGAGCCCTATTTGCTGCAGTGCGGATTGATGATTCGTACGCCGCAGGGCCGTCAGGCAACCCTCCGCACCTTTGAGCACCTGGGGATTGAACCTACCGTTTAG
- the ruvA gene encoding Holliday junction branch migration protein RuvA, producing the protein MISQLHGTLVEATMSSAVVDVSGVGFELGISGSTAATLPTPGGEVCLYTRMQVREDAMTLFGFSSKDERMMFDRLVSVSGVGPRLALAVLSTYTVGQLYSLVMAEDDKGMAKVPGVGKKTAQRLILELKSTFAKDKGFVPVDVIPGQVAIPVPAAAPSAIDDARAALLSMGFSPQETDVALSGYDGQNMRVEDLLGAALKRLGMDA; encoded by the coding sequence ATGATTTCCCAGCTCCACGGAACGCTTGTCGAGGCCACGATGAGCTCTGCTGTCGTCGATGTGTCGGGCGTTGGCTTTGAGCTCGGCATTTCGGGCAGCACTGCGGCCACGTTGCCGACGCCCGGTGGCGAGGTCTGCCTCTACACGCGTATGCAGGTGCGCGAGGACGCCATGACACTTTTCGGTTTTTCCTCAAAGGATGAGCGCATGATGTTCGACCGGCTCGTGTCCGTTTCGGGCGTTGGCCCGCGCCTGGCGCTTGCCGTGCTTTCCACCTATACCGTGGGGCAGCTGTATTCGCTGGTGATGGCCGAGGACGACAAGGGCATGGCCAAGGTACCCGGTGTGGGCAAAAAGACAGCTCAGCGCCTGATCCTGGAACTCAAGAGCACCTTTGCCAAGGATAAGGGCTTTGTGCCGGTCGACGTGATTCCCGGCCAGGTTGCGATACCCGTGCCCGCTGCTGCTCCTTCGGCCATCGATGATGCCCGTGCGGCGCTCCTTTCCATGGGCTTTAGCCCGCAGGAGACCGATGTTGCCCTGAGCGGGTATGATGGGCAGAATATGCGTGTCGAGGATCTGCTCGGCGCGGCGCTTAAGCGACTCGGAATGGATGCGTGA
- the ruvC gene encoding crossover junction endodeoxyribonuclease RuvC produces the protein MVILGIDPGLAHTGWGIIEERRGEVRCRAYGCIETSAGSPLAVRLSHIAHGLKDVVERYRPDTAAVESIYFGANVRSAIPTAHARGAALVALSECALEIGEYTPMQIKQAVVGTGAADKRQVAYMVRTLTQLDHDPHPDHAADALACAICHVNLSRTRALTGGEFYQQRGTGY, from the coding sequence TTGGTTATCTTGGGCATTGACCCCGGTTTGGCTCATACGGGTTGGGGGATTATCGAGGAGCGGCGTGGCGAGGTTCGCTGCCGTGCCTATGGCTGCATCGAGACCAGTGCCGGAAGTCCGCTCGCGGTGCGCCTGTCGCATATCGCCCATGGCCTTAAGGATGTCGTCGAGCGTTATCGACCCGACACGGCTGCTGTCGAGAGCATCTACTTTGGCGCCAACGTTCGCTCGGCCATCCCCACGGCGCATGCCCGCGGTGCTGCACTCGTCGCGCTTTCGGAATGCGCGCTCGAGATTGGCGAGTACACGCCCATGCAGATCAAACAGGCTGTGGTGGGCACCGGCGCCGCGGACAAGCGGCAGGTTGCCTACATGGTACGCACGCTCACACAGCTCGACCACGACCCGCATCCCGACCATGCCGCCGATGCCCTGGCCTGCGCCATCTGCCACGTAAACCTCAGCCGCACCCGCGCCCTCACCGGTGGCGAGTTCTATCAACAGAGAGGAACCGGATACTGA
- a CDS encoding desulfoferrodoxin family protein: MAKFFKDPDGKLIAALGDDVATPAGCTELTANTEDAAHEKHVPVVETERDGHVIRARVGSVEHPSLPEHYIEWIALEAEGRLEVHYLEPGMKPATFFAGGSKTGTVYAYCNLHGLWSATF; this comes from the coding sequence ATGGCGAAATTCTTTAAGGACCCCGACGGCAAGCTCATCGCCGCCCTTGGCGACGACGTTGCGACCCCTGCCGGTTGCACGGAACTGACTGCAAACACAGAGGACGCGGCGCACGAGAAGCACGTGCCTGTTGTCGAGACCGAGCGTGACGGTCACGTGATTCGCGCACGCGTTGGCTCGGTCGAGCACCCCAGCCTGCCCGAGCACTACATTGAGTGGATCGCCCTTGAGGCCGAGGGCCGCTTAGAGGTTCATTACCTTGAACCCGGCATGAAACCCGCGACGTTTTTCGCGGGCGGCTCCAAGACCGGTACCGTCTATGCCTACTGCAACCTGCACGGGCTGTGGTCCGCGACATTCTAG